In the Labilithrix sp. genome, GGACGACGACGACGGCGTCGTTCTTCTCGACCCACCCCGGTCAGTTCATCACGACGGCGTGGAGCTCGACCGGCGCGCCGAGCGAAGACGCGACGGGGCAGGGGAAGTCGTACGTGCTCTACGAGGGGCACGTGAAGGGCGCGGTCAGCTTCCCGTGGGCGAGCCTCGTCGAGGACGCCGGCGGCGCGAACTGGAAGTACAAGAGCAAAGCCCAGCTCGCGCAGATCTTCACCGACGCGGGCTACGCGCCGGCCGATCGCGCGACCAAGGTCGTCGTCTCGCAGTGCCGGACGAACTTCGAGGTGCAGGTGAACGGCTTCGCGTCACGCGTCATCCTCGGCTACCCGACGGTCCACTTCGACGGCTCGCTCGTCGAGTACTTCTCGCTCGTCTCCGAGCACCCCGACGCGGCGAAGAACCTCGCGCCGGCCGATCCGGCGTACAAGTATCGCACCGACACGGCGACGCGCAGCCAGCGCTACGAGGCGAGCGCGACGGCGGGCCAGCCGCCGACCACGACCGAGAGCGACACCGGCGTGACGGCGTACAACGTCGCGAGCGGCACGACGGCGACCGATCGGAAGGTCGATCAGGCGGTGATCGACCGGAACGCGACCACGACGCGCAAGGCGCTCGACGAGGACCGCGAGTACAAGCGGCGCTGACGCGTACGCGCGAGGAGACCCATGCACGACTTCACGCCCATCCCCGCCCTGATCGGCGGCGTCCTCATCGGCCTCGCGGCGTCGATCCTGCTCTACACGCACGGCAAGGTCGCGGGCATCAGCGGCATCTTCGGCAGCCTGTTCCTCCGCGGACAGGCCACCGCGTTGCGCGTGTCGTTCGTGCTGGGGCTCCTCGCGAGCGGGCTCCTCGCCGCGCTCGCCGCGCCGGGCGCGTTCGCGGACGCGCCCGCGCGCCCGCTCGGCCTCACCGTCGCCGCCGGCCTGCTCGTCGGCTTCGGCACGCGCCTCTCGGGCGGGTGCACGAGCGGCCACGGCGTCTGCGGTTCGAGCCGCCTCTCCGCGCGCTCCCTCGCGGCGACGCTCACGTTCATCGCGTC is a window encoding:
- a CDS encoding YeeE/YedE family protein; the protein is MHDFTPIPALIGGVLIGLAASILLYTHGKVAGISGIFGSLFLRGQATALRVSFVLGLLASGLLAALAAPGAFADAPARPLGLTVAAGLLVGFGTRLSGGCTSGHGVCGSSRLSARSLAATLTFIASGAATVFVVDHIVLVLLARPS